Proteins found in one Thermaerobacter subterraneus DSM 13965 genomic segment:
- the nuoL gene encoding NADH-quinone oxidoreductase subunit L — translation MVESAWLIPLFPLAAFVLTVFFGRRLGERAGWIGVTGMLAAAILSLGVFRDAVARPEAYEAAWRWLQFGSFELRAGFRVDNLEAALLLMVSFVSLMVHVFSLGYMHGDARYNRYFALISLFTAGMLGLVIADNAVFWLIWWEIMGACSYLLIGHWFEERENQAAAYKAFITTRIGDVLMMAGFWYMFHLTGSLRFADWQAWVEHQAGAGAPDFARAMTVAALLIFGGAVGKSAQAPLHVWLPDAMAGPTPVSALIHAATMVAAGVFLVARTYFIFAESATALAVVAFLGAFTAFLAASIAVVQTDIKKVLAYSTVSQLGYMVMALGVGGYAAAMFHLWTHGFFKALLFLGSGAVIHAVHTQDMREMGGLAGKMKLTALTFIVGTLALAGIWPFAGFYSKDEILLAAYHSPYPVLFWVGTLTAGLTAFYMTRAVVLTFFGRPRDVHKYEHAHEGGPELRWPLVLLAIPAFAAGFLAPALFGAPVHEFITFGEHVAAHEPESVVVLLGTLFAVGGILLGIVVYGLGWISPETLRAAFATPYFVLQEKWFFDRAYQVVVLGGSSALARLVAGFDRLVVDGIVNGVARLVAGVGEVVRRWSTGLVQGYMLTLFAGVVVLALLILQVTGGLR, via the coding sequence GTGGTGGAATCGGCCTGGTTGATCCCGCTCTTCCCCCTGGCGGCCTTCGTGCTGACGGTGTTCTTCGGCCGCCGGCTGGGCGAGCGGGCGGGCTGGATCGGCGTCACCGGCATGCTGGCGGCGGCGATCCTGTCCCTGGGCGTATTCCGGGACGCGGTGGCCCGCCCCGAGGCCTACGAGGCCGCGTGGCGGTGGCTGCAGTTCGGCTCCTTCGAGCTGCGGGCCGGGTTCCGGGTCGACAACCTGGAAGCGGCCCTGCTCTTAATGGTGTCCTTCGTCAGCTTGATGGTGCACGTCTTCTCCCTGGGCTACATGCATGGCGATGCCCGCTACAACCGCTACTTCGCCCTGATCTCCCTGTTCACGGCGGGCATGCTCGGGCTGGTCATCGCCGACAACGCCGTCTTCTGGCTGATCTGGTGGGAGATCATGGGCGCCTGCTCCTACCTGCTCATCGGCCACTGGTTCGAGGAGCGGGAGAACCAGGCGGCGGCGTACAAGGCCTTCATCACCACCCGTATCGGCGACGTGCTGATGATGGCCGGCTTCTGGTACATGTTCCACCTGACGGGCAGCCTGCGTTTCGCCGACTGGCAGGCCTGGGTGGAGCACCAGGCGGGGGCGGGGGCCCCGGACTTCGCCCGGGCCATGACCGTAGCGGCCCTCCTGATCTTCGGTGGCGCGGTGGGGAAGTCGGCCCAGGCGCCGCTGCACGTGTGGCTTCCTGACGCCATGGCCGGTCCTACGCCCGTCAGTGCCCTGATCCACGCCGCCACCATGGTGGCCGCGGGCGTGTTCCTCGTCGCCCGGACCTACTTCATCTTCGCCGAGTCGGCCACGGCCCTGGCGGTGGTGGCCTTCCTGGGGGCGTTCACGGCCTTCCTGGCGGCCAGCATCGCCGTGGTACAGACCGATATCAAGAAGGTGCTGGCCTACTCGACGGTCAGCCAGCTGGGCTACATGGTCATGGCCTTGGGCGTGGGCGGCTACGCGGCCGCCATGTTCCACCTGTGGACCCACGGCTTCTTCAAGGCCCTGCTCTTCCTGGGCTCGGGGGCCGTCATCCACGCCGTGCACACCCAGGACATGCGGGAGATGGGCGGCCTGGCCGGCAAGATGAAGCTGACGGCCCTGACCTTCATCGTCGGCACCTTGGCCCTGGCCGGCATCTGGCCCTTCGCCGGGTTCTACTCCAAGGACGAGATCCTGCTGGCGGCCTACCACTCCCCCTACCCGGTGCTCTTCTGGGTGGGCACCCTGACCGCCGGGCTGACGGCCTTCTACATGACCCGGGCCGTGGTGCTGACCTTCTTCGGCCGGCCGCGGGACGTCCACAAGTACGAGCACGCCCACGAGGGCGGGCCGGAGCTGCGCTGGCCGCTGGTTTTGCTGGCCATCCCGGCCTTTGCCGCGGGCTTTCTGGCCCCGGCCCTCTTCGGCGCGCCGGTGCACGAGTTCATCACCTTCGGCGAGCACGTGGCGGCACACGAGCCCGAGTCCGTCGTGGTGCTGCTCGGCACCCTGTTCGCCGTGGGCGGCATCCTTCTCGGCATCGTGGTGTACGGCCTGGGCTGGATCTCGCCCGAGACCCTGCGCGCGGCCTTTGCCACGCCCTACTTCGTCCTGCAGGAGAAGTGGTTCTTTGACCGGGCCTACCAGGTGGTGGTCCTGGGCGGTTCGTCCGCGCTGGCGCGGCTGGTGGCCGGCTTCGACCGGCTGGTGGTGGACGGCATCGTCAACGGCGTGGCGCGCCTGGTGGCCGGCGTGGGCGAGGTGGTGCGGCGCTGGTCCACCGGCCTGGTGCAGGGGTACATGCTGACCCTCTTCGCCGGCGTGGTGGTGCTGGCGCTGCTGATCCTGCAAGTGACGGGAGGCTTGAGGTGA
- the nuoK gene encoding NADH-quinone oxidoreductase subunit NuoK — protein sequence MGGIPLLDYLVVGTLLFGIGLWGALTRTNAIRILMCIELMLNAVNLNLVALNQYLDPGSVEGQIFGLFIIAIAAAEAAIGIGIVLMVVRRRGEVDVNKIRLMRG from the coding sequence ATGGGCGGCATTCCTTTGCTGGATTATCTCGTGGTGGGGACCCTGCTCTTCGGCATCGGCCTGTGGGGCGCCCTGACCCGCACCAACGCCATCCGGATCCTGATGTGCATCGAGCTGATGCTCAATGCCGTCAACCTCAACCTGGTGGCGCTGAACCAGTACCTGGACCCCGGGTCGGTGGAAGGGCAGATCTTCGGCCTGTTCATCATCGCCATCGCGGCGGCGGAGGCGGCCATCGGCATCGGCATCGTGCTGATGGTGGTGCGGCGCCGCGGCGAGGTGGACGTCAACAAGATCCGGCTGATGCGCGGTTGA
- a CDS encoding NADH-quinone oxidoreductase subunit J, giving the protein MSGTAVIFAVLAAVVLLGAWRVVTSEQIAHSALFLGLTFVGMAGLFILLKAPTFALLHVLVYVGAILTVVVFAIMLSDPEELRGAGDLALGERLRRRFLSPYYGWLPVVVAGVLVAVILAGLAAAQLPRVPLGEPVADDLRAIGGEMFTRYAIPFEVASAALLAALIGAIGLTRRETAEERGRGGRDGGAARTAPVARVQGAMAAQDLGDGVPQAGTPAGSSPAGNRVTAAAGSSGGAGAAGEVGR; this is encoded by the coding sequence ATGAGCGGGACGGCCGTCATCTTCGCCGTGCTGGCGGCGGTGGTGCTGCTGGGGGCCTGGCGGGTGGTGACCAGCGAGCAGATCGCCCACAGCGCCCTGTTCCTCGGCCTCACCTTCGTCGGCATGGCGGGCCTGTTCATCCTGCTCAAGGCGCCGACCTTCGCCCTGCTGCACGTGCTGGTGTACGTCGGGGCGATTCTGACCGTGGTGGTCTTCGCCATCATGCTCTCGGACCCCGAGGAGCTGCGGGGCGCGGGCGACCTTGCCCTGGGCGAGCGCCTGCGGCGCCGGTTCCTTTCGCCCTACTACGGCTGGCTGCCGGTGGTGGTGGCCGGGGTGCTGGTGGCCGTGATCCTGGCCGGCCTGGCTGCCGCCCAGCTTCCCCGGGTGCCCCTGGGCGAGCCCGTGGCCGACGACCTGCGGGCCATCGGGGGCGAGATGTTCACCCGCTACGCCATCCCCTTCGAGGTGGCCTCGGCCGCGCTGTTGGCGGCCCTCATCGGCGCCATCGGCCTGACGCGGCGCGAGACGGCGGAAGAGCGCGGTCGTGGCGGGCGCGACGGGGGGGCGGCCCGCACGGCGCCGGTCGCCCGGGTGCAGGGCGCCATGGCGGCCCAGGACCTGGGTGACGGGGTGCCGCAGGCCGGGACGCCCGCCGGATCCTCGCCGGCCGGGAACCGGGTGACGGCGGCGGCCGGTTCGTCCGGTGGAGCCGGTGCGGCAGGGGAGGTGGGCCGCTGA
- a CDS encoding NuoI/complex I 23 kDa subunit family protein yields MSVLAEIWQTAKSLVAGHAVTWRSAARPPVTVNYPDERPDLPKGYRGIPVLKTNLETGDLNCTACGLCARSCPVNVIEVIEETDENGKRLRRPKVFNIDMSRCMVCNLCVEACPFDALEMANHFEIADYSVPNLIFNKEQLAEIWKQYDAVRLAGGEKP; encoded by the coding sequence ATGAGCGTCCTGGCTGAGATCTGGCAGACCGCGAAGAGCCTGGTGGCGGGCCACGCCGTGACCTGGCGGTCGGCCGCCCGCCCGCCGGTGACGGTGAACTACCCGGACGAGCGGCCCGACCTGCCCAAGGGCTACCGCGGCATCCCGGTGCTCAAGACCAACCTGGAGACGGGCGACCTGAACTGCACGGCCTGCGGCCTGTGCGCCCGCTCCTGCCCCGTCAACGTCATCGAGGTCATCGAGGAGACCGACGAGAACGGCAAGCGCCTGCGCCGGCCCAAGGTCTTCAACATCGACATGTCGCGCTGCATGGTCTGCAACCTGTGCGTCGAGGCCTGTCCCTTCGACGCCCTGGAGATGGCGAACCACTTCGAGATCGCCGACTACTCGGTGCCCAACCTGATCTTCAACAAGGAGCAGCTGGCGGAGATCTGGAAGCAGTACGACGCCGTCCGGCTGGCTGGGGGCGAGAAGCCATGA
- the nuoH gene encoding NADH-quinone oxidoreductase subunit NuoH — protein MPEWLVAVLWAILKATIALAFIGVNFMFLVWLERKVSARMQYRVGPYRVGKPHGWAQLFADAIKMFSKEDVMPAAADRWVWAAAPVVVFAPAVLLFVILPVGPGFGVQPDFNLGLLFLSAVSSFTLFGIFMAGWGSNNKYSLIGAMRAAAQLMAYEIPLVLAVLGVVMLAGSLSLQDIVEAQQRYWFVFPQFLGFIVFLIAAIAELNRTPFDLAEAESELVAGYFTEYSGIRWGMFMFAEYTNLFTMSAIAASLFFGGWNGPILPPVVWFLIKTYAFVLLAMWIRWTLPRIRIDQLLDLGWKFLVPVGLLNLVITGLFLV, from the coding sequence TCCTGGTCTGGCTGGAGCGGAAGGTGTCCGCCCGGATGCAATACCGGGTGGGGCCCTACCGGGTCGGCAAGCCCCACGGCTGGGCCCAGCTCTTCGCCGACGCCATCAAGATGTTCTCCAAGGAGGACGTCATGCCCGCGGCGGCGGACCGCTGGGTCTGGGCGGCGGCGCCGGTGGTGGTGTTTGCGCCGGCGGTGCTTTTGTTCGTCATCCTGCCCGTCGGGCCCGGTTTCGGCGTCCAGCCCGACTTCAACCTGGGCCTGCTGTTCCTCAGCGCCGTCTCGTCCTTCACCCTGTTCGGCATCTTCATGGCCGGGTGGGGTTCCAACAACAAGTACTCCCTGATCGGTGCCATGCGGGCCGCGGCCCAGCTGATGGCCTACGAGATCCCGCTGGTGCTGGCGGTGCTGGGCGTGGTCATGCTGGCGGGCAGCCTCAGCCTGCAGGACATCGTGGAGGCCCAGCAGCGGTACTGGTTCGTCTTCCCGCAGTTCCTCGGGTTCATCGTCTTCCTCATCGCCGCCATCGCCGAGCTGAACCGCACGCCCTTCGACCTCGCCGAGGCCGAGTCGGAGCTGGTGGCGGGCTACTTCACCGAGTACAGCGGGATCCGCTGGGGCATGTTCATGTTCGCCGAGTACACCAACCTGTTCACCATGTCCGCCATCGCGGCCAGCCTGTTCTTCGGCGGGTGGAACGGGCCGATCCTGCCGCCGGTGGTGTGGTTCCTGATCAAGACCTACGCCTTCGTCCTGCTGGCCATGTGGATCCGCTGGACCCTGCCGCGCATCCGCATCGACCAGCTGCTGGACCTGGGCTGGAAGTTCCTCGTCCCGGTGGGCCTGCTGAACCTGGTCATCACCGGGTTGTTCCTGGTCTGA